In Escherichia ruysiae, a genomic segment contains:
- the aroD gene encoding type I 3-dehydroquinate dehydratase yields the protein MKTVTVKDLVIGTGAPKIIVSLMAKDIASVKSEALVYREADFDILEWRVDHFADLTCVESVMAAAKILRETMPEKPLLFTFRSAKEGGEQAISTEAYIALNRAAIDGGLVDMIDLELFTGDDQVKETVAYAHAHDVKVVMSNHDFHKTPEAEEIIARLRKMQSFDADIPKIALMPQSTSDVLTLLAATLEMQEQYADRPIITMSMAKTGVISRLAGEVFGSAATFGAVKKTSAPGQISVNDLRTVLTILHQA from the coding sequence ATGAAAACCGTAACTGTAAAAGATCTCGTCATTGGCACGGGTGCACCAAAAATCATCGTCTCGCTGATGGCGAAAGATATCGCCAGCGTGAAATCTGAAGCTCTTGTCTATCGTGAAGCGGACTTTGATATTCTGGAATGGCGTGTGGATCACTTTGCCGACCTCACCTGTGTGGAGTCGGTCATGGCGGCGGCAAAAATTCTCCGTGAGACCATGCCAGAAAAACCGCTGCTGTTTACCTTCCGCAGTGCCAAAGAAGGCGGCGAGCAGGCGATTTCCACCGAAGCTTATATTGCTCTCAATCGTGCAGCCATCGACGGCGGTCTGGTGGATATGATCGATCTGGAGTTATTTACCGGCGATGATCAGGTTAAAGAAACCGTCGCCTACGCCCACGCGCATGATGTGAAAGTTGTCATGTCCAACCATGACTTCCATAAAACGCCGGAAGCCGAAGAAATCATTGCCCGTCTGCGCAAAATGCAGTCCTTCGACGCCGATATTCCTAAGATTGCGCTGATGCCGCAAAGTACCAGCGATGTGCTGACGTTGCTTGCCGCGACCCTGGAGATGCAGGAGCAGTATGCCGATCGTCCAATCATTACCATGTCGATGGCAAAAACTGGCGTAATTTCCCGTCTGGCTGGTGAAGTTTTCGGTTCGGCGGCAACCTTTGGCGCAGTAAAAAAAACCTCTGCCCCTGGACAAATATCGGTGAATGATTTGCGCACAGTATTAACTATTTTGCATCAGGCATAA
- the ydiB gene encoding quinate/shikimate dehydrogenase yields the protein MDVTAKYELIGLMAYPIRHSLSPEMQNKALEKAGLPFTYMAFEVDNDSFAGAIEGLKALKMRGTGVSMPNKQLACEYVDELTPAAKLVGAINTIVNDNGYLRGYNTDGTGHIRAIKESGFDIKGKTMVLLGAGGASTAIGAQGAIEGLKEIKLFNRRDEFFDKALAFAQRVNENTDCVVTVTDLADQQAFAEALASADILTNGTKVGMKPLENESLVNDISLLHPGLLVTECVYNPHMTKLLQQAQQAGCKTIDGYGMLLWQGAEQFTLWTGKNFPLEYVKQVMGFGA from the coding sequence ATGGATGTTACCGCAAAATACGAATTGATTGGGTTGATGGCCTATCCTATCCGCCACAGTTTATCGCCTGAAATGCAGAATAAAGCCTTAGAAAAAGCAGGATTACCATTTACCTATATGGCCTTTGAAGTGGATAACGATAGCTTTGCCGGAGCAATTGAAGGATTAAAAGCCCTCAAAATGCGCGGCACCGGTGTGTCGATGCCGAACAAACAACTGGCGTGTGAATATGTTGATGAATTAACGCCTGCGGCGAAACTGGTGGGCGCCATCAATACCATCGTTAATGATAACGGCTACCTGCGTGGTTATAACACCGACGGCACAGGCCATATTCGCGCCATAAAAGAGAGCGGTTTTGATATCAAAGGAAAAACGATGGTGCTGTTAGGTGCCGGTGGCGCCTCAACGGCGATTGGCGCGCAGGGTGCGATTGAAGGGTTAAAAGAAATTAAACTCTTTAACCGTCGGGATGAGTTTTTCGATAAAGCCCTCGCCTTCGCGCAACGGGTCAACGAAAACACCGATTGCGTCGTCACAGTGACGGATCTCGCCGATCAGCAGGCCTTTGCCGAGGCGCTGGCTTCTGCCGACATTTTAACCAACGGCACTAAAGTGGGTATGAAACCCCTTGAAAATGAATCATTGGTTAATGATATCAGTCTGTTACATCCAGGACTTCTGGTCACCGAATGCGTATATAACCCGCATATGACGAAGTTATTGCAGCAGGCGCAACAAGCAGGTTGCAAAACGATTGATGGATACGGCATGTTGTTGTGGCAAGGGGCTGAACAGTTCACGTTATGGACTGGCAAAAATTTCCCTCTGGAATACGTTAAACAGGTCATGGGGTTCGGCGCCTGA
- a CDS encoding MFS transporter, giving the protein MKNPYLPTALGLYFNYLVHGMGVILMTLNMASLETLWHTNAAGVSIVISSLGIGRLSVLFLSGLLSDRFGRRPFIILGMCCYIAFFFGILHTNNIIIAYVFGFLAGMANSFLDAGTYPSLMEAFPHSPGTANILIKAFVSCGQFLLPLIISLLVWAELWFGWSFMIAAGIMIINGLFLYRSTFPPHPGRRLPAVNKTTTSAGHRCSIIDLASYTLYGYISMATFYLVSQWLAQYGQFVAGMSYTMSIKLLSIYTVGSLLCVFISAPLIRKAIHPTTLLMLYTFISFIALLTVCLYPIFYVVITFAFVIGFTSAGGVVQIGLTLMAERFPYAKGKATGIYYSAGSIATFTIPLITAHLSQRSIADIMWFDTGIAAVGFLLALFIGLRSHKETQHPSLKGNVATDG; this is encoded by the coding sequence ATGAAAAATCCCTATCTCCCTACCGCGCTGGGGTTGTATTTCAATTACCTGGTGCATGGTATGGGCGTCATTTTGATGACCCTGAATATGGCCTCGCTGGAGACGCTTTGGCATACCAATGCGGCAGGTGTCTCGATTGTTATCTCATCATTAGGCATTGGTCGACTAAGCGTCCTGTTTCTTTCTGGCTTATTATCCGATCGCTTCGGTCGCCGACCGTTTATCATTCTCGGTATGTGCTGCTATATCGCCTTCTTTTTTGGCATCCTGCACACCAATAACATCATTATCGCTTATGTTTTTGGCTTTCTGGCCGGAATGGCAAACAGTTTTCTCGATGCAGGTACTTATCCCAGCCTGATGGAAGCCTTTCCTCATTCACCGGGTACAGCCAATATTTTAATTAAAGCGTTTGTTTCCTGCGGACAATTTTTATTGCCGTTAATCATTAGTTTGTTGGTATGGGCCGAACTGTGGTTTGGTTGGTCTTTTATGATTGCCGCAGGCATTATGATTATTAACGGTCTGTTTTTATACCGCAGTACCTTTCCACCGCATCCGGGTCGTCGCTTACCGGCAGTAAATAAAACAACCACTTCTGCGGGGCATCGCTGCTCAATAATCGATTTAGCCAGTTATACCTTATATGGCTATATATCAATGGCAACGTTTTATCTGGTCAGCCAGTGGCTGGCACAATACGGACAATTTGTCGCTGGCATGTCATACACAATGTCGATCAAATTACTCAGCATCTACACCGTGGGATCGCTGCTTTGCGTATTTATTAGTGCACCGCTCATTCGTAAAGCGATTCACCCGACAACATTGTTGATGCTGTACACGTTTATCTCATTTATTGCCCTGCTCACCGTTTGCCTGTATCCCATATTTTATGTGGTAATAACATTCGCTTTCGTTATTGGTTTTACCTCCGCTGGAGGCGTTGTACAAATTGGCCTGACGTTAATGGCTGAACGTTTTCCCTACGCTAAAGGTAAAGCAACCGGGATTTATTACAGTGCGGGAAGTATTGCGACCTTTACCATTCCGTTGATTACGGCTCATCTATCACAAAGAAGTATTGCCGATATTATGTGGTTCGATACTGGCATCGCTGCCGTCGGTTTTTTACTGGCGCTGTTTATTGGCTTACGCAGCCACAAGGAAACACAACATCCATCGCTAAAGGGAAATGTCGCCACGGACGGGTAA
- a CDS encoding YdiL family protein, with amino-acid sequence MNAYELQALRHIFAMTVDECATWIAQTGDSESWRRWENGKSAIPDSVVEKLLAMRQQRKKHLHAIIEKINNRIGNNTMRFFPDLTAFQRVYPDGNFIDWKIYQSVAAELYAHNLERLC; translated from the coding sequence ATGAACGCTTATGAACTCCAGGCACTACGCCATATTTTTGCCATGACTGTTGATGAATGCGCGACCTGGATTGCCCAGACAGGTGACAGCGAAAGCTGGCGGCGGTGGGAAAATGGCAAAAGCGCCATTCCTGATAGCGTCGTTGAAAAATTGCTGGCTATGCGTCAGCAAAGAAAAAAACATCTTCACGCCATCATAGAGAAAATAAATAACCGCATCGGCAATAACACCATGCGTTTTTTCCCTGACTTAACCGCGTTTCAACGTGTCTACCCTGACGGCAATTTTATTGACTGGAAGATTTATCAATCAGTAGCCGCTGAGTTATATGCGCACAACCTTGAGCGTCTTTGTTGA
- the ydiK gene encoding AI-2E family transporter YdiK has product MVNVRQPRDVAQILLSVLFLAIMIVACLWIVQPFVLGFAWAGTVVIATWPVLLRLQKIMFGRRSLAVLVMTLLLVMVFIIPIALLVNSIVDGSGPLIKAISSGDMTLPDLAWLNTIPVIGAKLYAGWHNLLDMGGTAIMAKVRPYIGTTTTWFVGQAAHIGRFMVHCALMLLFSALLYWRGEQVAQGIRHFATRLAGARGDAAVLLAAQAIRAVALGVVVTALVQAVLGGIGLAVSGVPYATLLTVLMILSCLVQLGPLPVLIPAIIWLYWSGDTTWGTVLLVWSGVVGTLDNVIRPMLIRMGADLPLILILSGVIGGLIAFGMIGLFIGPVLLAVSWRLFAAWVEEVPPPTDQPEEILEELGEIEKPNK; this is encoded by the coding sequence ATGGTAAATGTTCGTCAGCCCAGGGATGTCGCACAAATTCTGCTTTCGGTGCTGTTTTTAGCCATCATGATTGTGGCATGTCTGTGGATTGTTCAACCCTTCGTTCTCGGCTTTGCGTGGGCTGGTACGGTGGTTATCGCTACCTGGCCGGTATTGTTACGCTTGCAAAAGATCATGTTTGGTCGCCGTTCGCTCGCCGTTCTGGTGATGACGCTGTTATTAGTGATGGTGTTTATCATCCCTATCGCCTTATTGGTTAACAGTATCGTCGATGGCAGTGGGCCGTTGATTAAAGCCATTTCCAGCGGCGACATGACGTTACCCGATCTGGCGTGGCTTAATACCATTCCGGTGATTGGTGCGAAGCTGTATGCAGGCTGGCACAATTTGCTGGATATGGGGGGTACGGCGATCATGGCGAAAGTCCGTCCTTATATTGGCACCACCACCACCTGGTTTGTTGGGCAGGCAGCGCATATCGGGCGCTTTATGGTGCATTGTGCATTAATGCTTCTCTTCAGCGCCCTGCTGTACTGGCGCGGTGAACAGGTAGCGCAAGGCATTCGCCATTTTGCAACTCGTCTGGCAGGCGCTCGCGGTGATGCCGCAGTCCTGCTGGCGGCGCAGGCTATCCGCGCGGTGGCGCTGGGTGTAGTGGTAACAGCGTTGGTGCAGGCGGTACTTGGCGGTATCGGTCTGGCGGTATCCGGCGTTCCTTACGCAACGCTGCTGACGGTGTTAATGATCCTCTCCTGCCTTGTCCAGCTTGGCCCGCTGCCGGTGTTGATTCCGGCGATTATCTGGCTCTACTGGAGCGGTGATACCACCTGGGGCACGGTATTGCTGGTGTGGAGTGGTGTGGTTGGCACACTGGATAACGTGATTCGCCCGATGTTAATTCGCATGGGCGCCGATTTACCGCTGATCCTGATCCTCTCCGGGGTTATCGGTGGTTTGATTGCCTTCGGGATGATTGGTCTGTTTATTGGTCCGGTTCTGTTAGCCGTTTCCTGGCGTCTGTTTGCTGCGTGGGTGGAAGAAGTCCCGCCACCGACTGACCAGCCGGAAGAAATTCTCGAAGAACTGGGCGAAATTGAAAAGCCGAATAAGTAA
- the ydiJ gene encoding D-2-hydroxyglutarate dehydrogenase YdiJ: MIPQISQAPGVVQLVLNFLQELEQQGFTGDTATSYADRLTMSTDNSIYQLLPDAVVFPRSTADVALIARLAAQERYSSLIFTPRGGGTGTNGQALNQGIIVDMSRHMNRIIEINPEEGWVRVEAGVIKDQLNQYLKPFGYFFAPELSTSNRATLGGMINTDASGQGSLVYGKTSDHVLGVRAVLLGGDILDTQPLPVELAETLGKTNTAIGRIYKTVYQRCRQQRQLIIDKFPKLNRFLTGYDLRHVFNDEMTEFDLTRILTGSEGTLAFITEARLDITRLPKVRRLVNVKYDSFDSALRNAPFMVEARALSVETVDSKVLNLAREDIVWHSVSELITDVPDKEMLGLNIVEFAGDDEALIDERVNALCARLDELIASQQAGVIGWQVCRELAGVERIYAMRKKAVGLLGNAKGAAKPIPFAEDTCVPPEHLADYIAEFRALLDSHGLSYGMFGHVDAGVLHVRPALDMCDPQQEMLMKQISDDVVALTAKYGGLLWGEHGKGFRAEYSPAFFGEELFAELRKVKAAFDPHNRLNPGKICPPKGLDAPMMKVDAVKRGTFDRQIPIAVRQQWRGAMECNGNGLCFNFDARSPMCPSMKITQNRIHSPKGRATLVREWLRLLADRGVDPLKLEQELPESRASLRTLIARTRNSWHANKGEYDFSHEVKEAMSGCLACKACSTQCPIKIDVPEFRSRFLQLYHTRYLRPLRDHLVATVESYAPLMARAPKTFNFFINQPLVRKLSKKHIGMVDLPLLSVPSLQQQMVGHRSANMTLEQLEALNAEQKARTVLVVQDPFTSYYDAQVVADFVRLVEKLGFQPVLLPFSPNGKAQHIKGFLNRFAKTAKKTADFLNRMAKLGMPMVGVDPALVLCYRDEYKLTLGEERGEFNVLLANEWLASVLESQPVAAVSGEPWYFFGHCTEVTALPGAPAQWAAIFARFGAKLENVSVGCCGMAGTYGHEAKNHKNSLGIYELSWHQAMQRLPRNRCLATGYSCRSQVKRVEGTGVRHPVQALLEIIK; this comes from the coding sequence ATGATTCCACAGATTTCCCAGGCACCCGGCGTCGTTCAACTGGTGCTTAATTTTTTGCAAGAGCTGGAGCAACAGGGTTTTACCGGCGATACGGCGACAAGTTATGCCGATCGTCTGACAATGTCGACCGACAACAGTATTTACCAACTTCTCCCCGACGCAGTGGTATTTCCGCGTTCGACCGCAGATGTGGCATTAATCGCCCGTCTGGCTGCGCAGGAACGCTATTCATCGTTGATCTTCACCCCGCGCGGTGGCGGCACCGGCACTAACGGTCAGGCGCTCAACCAGGGGATTATTGTTGATATGTCCCGTCATATGAACCGCATCATCGAAATTAACCCTGAAGAGGGCTGGGTGCGCGTTGAAGCGGGGGTTATTAAAGATCAGCTTAACCAGTATCTGAAACCGTTCGGCTACTTTTTTGCACCAGAACTTTCGACCAGCAACCGGGCAACGCTCGGCGGGATGATCAATACCGATGCATCCGGTCAGGGATCGCTGGTCTATGGTAAAACGTCAGATCACGTGCTCGGGGTGCGGGCGGTGTTGTTGGGGGGGGATATTCTCGATACGCAACCTTTACCCGTCGAGCTGGCGGAAACGCTGGGCAAAACCAATACAGCTATCGGGCGTATCTATAAAACGGTTTATCAACGCTGCCGTCAGCAACGGCAGTTAATCATCGACAAATTTCCCAAACTTAATCGCTTTCTTACCGGTTACGATCTGCGTCATGTCTTTAACGATGAGATGACCGAGTTCGACCTGACGCGCATTCTGACGGGTTCAGAAGGGACGCTGGCCTTTATTACCGAAGCGCGACTGGATATTACTCGCTTGCCGAAAGTGCGCCGTCTGGTGAACGTCAAATATGACTCTTTTGACTCCGCGCTGCGTAACGCGCCGTTTATGGTTGAGGCGCGCGCGCTTTCAGTTGAGACGGTGGATTCTAAAGTGCTGAACCTTGCGCGGGAAGATATCGTCTGGCATTCCGTCAGTGAGTTGATTACCGATGTGCCTGACAAAGAGATGCTCGGACTGAACATTGTGGAATTTGCTGGTGATGATGAGGCGCTGATTGACGAGCGGGTAAATGCACTCTGTGCGCGGCTGGACGAACTTATCGCTAGTCAGCAAGCAGGTGTCATTGGCTGGCAGGTGTGCCGCGAGCTGGCGGGTGTTGAACGTATCTATGCGATGCGCAAAAAAGCTGTTGGCCTGCTTGGCAATGCTAAAGGCGCCGCTAAGCCAATTCCGTTTGCCGAAGATACCTGCGTGCCGCCAGAACACCTGGCGGATTATATTGCTGAATTTCGCGCGCTGCTCGACAGTCACGGCTTAAGCTACGGTATGTTTGGTCACGTCGATGCGGGGGTTTTGCACGTTCGTCCGGCGCTGGATATGTGCGATCCGCAACAAGAGATGTTGATGAAGCAAATTTCTGATGACGTGGTGGCGCTGACTGCGAAATACGGTGGTTTGTTGTGGGGCGAGCACGGCAAAGGTTTTCGCGCCGAATACAGCCCGGCGTTTTTCGGTGAGGAACTTTTTGCAGAACTGCGCAAAGTGAAAGCGGCATTTGACCCGCATAACCGACTCAACCCAGGAAAGATTTGCCCGCCAAAAGGTCTCGACGCGCCGATGATGAAAGTGGACGCGGTAAAGCGCGGTACATTTGATCGGCAGATCCCCATCGCGGTACGCCAGCAGTGGCGCGGTGCGATGGAGTGTAACGGCAACGGTTTATGCTTCAACTTTGATGCCCGCAGCCCCATGTGCCCGTCGATGAAGATCACCCAGAACCGGATTCATTCACCGAAAGGGCGCGCAACGCTGGTGCGTGAATGGCTACGTTTGCTGGCTGACCGTGGTGTTGATCCTCTAAAACTGGAACAAGAACTGCCGGAATCGCGAGCCAGTTTGCGGACGTTAATTGCCCGCACGCGCAATAGCTGGCACGCAAATAAAGGCGAATATGACTTCTCCCACGAAGTGAAAGAGGCGATGTCAGGCTGTCTGGCCTGTAAAGCCTGTTCGACCCAGTGCCCTATCAAAATAGATGTGCCAGAGTTCCGCTCTCGTTTCCTGCAACTCTATCACACCCGTTATTTACGCCCGCTGCGTGACCATCTTGTGGCGACGGTCGAAAGTTATGCGCCGCTGATGGCGCGAGCGCCAAAGACCTTTAACTTCTTCATTAACCAGCCTCTGGTTCGCAAACTGTCGAAAAAACATATCGGCATGGTCGACTTGCCGCTGCTTTCGGTGCCGTCGCTGCAACAACAAATGGTGGGGCATCGCTCGGCAAACATGACGCTGGAACAGCTTGAAGCTCTCAATGCAGAGCAGAAAGCGCGCACGGTGTTGGTGGTGCAAGACCCTTTCACCAGCTATTACGATGCGCAAGTGGTGGCAGATTTTGTCCGTCTGGTCGAGAAATTAGGTTTCCAGCCGGTACTGTTGCCATTTTCACCAAATGGTAAAGCCCAGCACATCAAAGGATTCCTCAATCGTTTTGCGAAGACGGCGAAAAAGACGGCGGATTTCCTCAACCGTATGGCGAAGCTGGGAATGCCAATGGTGGGCGTCGATCCGGCGCTGGTACTTTGTTATCGCGACGAATACAAACTCACTCTCGGCGAGGAACGCGGCGAGTTTAACGTTCTGCTGGCGAATGAATGGCTGGCAAGCGTACTTGAGTCACAGCCAGTGGCTGCGGTCAGCGGTGAACCGTGGTATTTCTTTGGTCACTGTACCGAAGTCACCGCCTTGCCGGGCGCGCCAGCACAATGGGCCGCGATATTTGCCCGTTTTGGCGCGAAGCTGGAAAATGTCAGTGTGGGTTGCTGCGGTATGGCGGGGACTTACGGACATGAAGCGAAAAATCATAAAAACTCGCTTGGGATCTATGAGTTATCCTGGCATCAGGCGATGCAGCGTCTGCCGCGAAATCGCTGTCTGGCGACCGGATATTCCTGCCGTAGTCAGGTAAAACGGGTTGAAGGTACGGGGGTACGCCATCCTGTGCAGGCATTACTGGAGATTATTAAATGA
- the menI gene encoding 1,4-dihydroxy-2-naphthoyl-CoA hydrolase, translating to MIWKRKITLEALNAMGDGNMVGLLDIRFEHIGDDTLEATMPVDSRTKQPFGLLHGGASVVLAESIGSVAGYLCTEGDQKVVGLEINANHVRSAREGRVRGVCKPLHLGSRHQVWQIEIFDEKERLCCSSRLTTAIL from the coding sequence ATGATATGGAAACGTAAAATCACCCTGGAAGCACTGAATGCCATGGGTGATGGAAACATGGTGGGATTGCTGGATATTCGCTTTGAACATATTGGTGATGACACTCTGGAAGCGACAATGCCGGTAGATTCGCGGACAAAGCAACCTTTCGGGCTGCTGCATGGCGGTGCGTCCGTGGTGCTGGCCGAAAGTATTGGCTCCGTTGCCGGTTATTTATGTACCGAAGGTGATCAAAAAGTCGTTGGTCTGGAAATCAATGCTAACCATGTTCGATCAGCGCGAGAAGGGCGAGTTCGCGGCGTTTGCAAGCCGCTGCATCTTGGTTCACGTCATCAGGTCTGGCAGATTGAAATATTCGATGAGAAAGAGCGTTTGTGCTGTTCGTCACGATTGACGACCGCTATTTTGTGA
- a CDS encoding YdiH family protein, with product MSTQLDPTQLAIEFLRRDQSNLSPAQYLKRLKQLELEFADLLTLSSAELKEEIYFAWRLGVH from the coding sequence ATGTCTACTCAACTTGATCCCACCCAACTGGCCATTGAATTTTTACGCCGTGACCAGAGCAATCTTTCACCTGCCCAATATCTCAAACGTCTGAAACAACTAGAACTTGAATTCGCTGATCTGCTTACTCTCTCTTCTGCTGAATTAAAAGAAGAAATCTACTTTGCCTGGCGTTTGGGCGTGCATTGA
- the sufA gene encoding Fe-S cluster assembly scaffold SufA: MDMHSGTFNPQDFAWQGLTLTPAAAVHIRELVAKQPGMVGVRLGVKQTGCAGFGYVLDSVSEPDKDDLLFEHDGAKLYVPLQAMPFIDGTEVDFVREGLNQIFKFHNPKAQNECGCGESFGV, translated from the coding sequence ATGGACATGCATTCAGGAACCTTTAATCCACAGGATTTCGCCTGGCAAGGCTTAACGCTGACACCCGCAGCGGCGGTGCACATCCGCGAGCTGGTGGCAAAGCAGCCAGGTATGGTCGGCGTGCGCTTAGGCGTGAAGCAAACGGGTTGCGCGGGCTTTGGCTATGTACTCGACAGTGTTAGCGAGCCGGACAAAGACGATCTGCTGTTTGAACACGACGGCGCGAAGCTGTATGTCCCGCTACAAGCAATGCCGTTTATTGATGGCACGGAAGTCGATTTCGTTCGCGAAGGACTCAATCAGATATTCAAATTTCACAACCCGAAAGCCCAGAATGAATGTGGCTGTGGCGAAAGCTTCGGGGTATAG
- the sufB gene encoding Fe-S cluster assembly protein SufB codes for MSRNTEATDDVKTWTGGSLNYKEGFFTQLATDELAKGINEEVVRAISAKRNEPEWMLAFRLNAFRAWLEMEEPHWLKAQYDKLNYQDYSYYSAPSCGNCDDTCVSEPGAVQQTGANAFLSKEVEAAFEQLGVPVREGKEVAVDAIFDSVSVATTYREKLAEQGIIFCSFGEAIHEHPELVKKYLGTVVPGNDNFFAALNAAVASDGTFIYVPKGVRCPMELSTYFRINAEKTGQFERTILVADEDSYVSYIEGCSAPVRDSYQLHAAVVEVIIHKNAEVKYSTVQNWFPGDNNTGGILNFVTKRALCEGENSKMSWTQSETGSAITWKYPSCILRGDNSIGEFYSVALTSGHQQADTGTKMIHIGKNTKSTIISKGISAGHSQNSYRGLVKIMPTATNARNFTQCDSMLIGANCGAHTFPYVECRNNSAQLEHEATTSRIGEDQLFYCLQRGISEEDAISMIVNGFCKDVFSELPLEFAVEAQKLLAISLEHSVG; via the coding sequence ATGTCTCGTAATACTGAAGCAACTGACGATGTCAAAACCTGGACTGGCGGCTCGCTGAATTATAAAGAAGGATTCTTCACCCAGTTAGCCACTGATGAGCTGGCTAAGGGCATAAACGAAGAGGTGGTGCGCGCAATCTCGGCGAAGCGTAATGAACCGGAGTGGATGCTGGCGTTTCGTCTCAACGCCTTTCGCGCATGGCTGGAGATGGAAGAGCCGCACTGGTTGAAGGCGCAATACGATAAGCTGAATTATCAGGATTATAGCTATTACTCCGCGCCTTCATGTGGTAACTGCGATGACACCTGTGTTTCTGAACCGGGCGCGGTGCAACAAACCGGCGCAAACGCTTTTTTAAGTAAAGAGGTTGAAGCGGCATTTGAGCAGTTGGGCGTACCGGTGCGGGAAGGCAAAGAGGTGGCGGTGGATGCCATTTTCGATTCTGTTTCGGTTGCCACCACTTATCGCGAAAAACTGGCGGAGCAGGGGATCATTTTCTGTTCCTTTGGCGAAGCGATTCATGAGCACCCGGAGCTGGTGAAGAAATATCTCGGCACCGTGGTGCCTGGGAATGACAACTTTTTTGCCGCGCTCAATGCGGCGGTGGCTTCCGATGGTACGTTTATTTATGTACCTAAAGGCGTGCGCTGTCCGATGGAGCTTTCCACCTATTTTCGTATTAACGCAGAAAAAACCGGGCAGTTTGAGCGCACCATTCTGGTAGCCGACGAAGACAGCTACGTCAGCTACATTGAAGGCTGCTCCGCACCAGTGCGTGATAGCTACCAGCTACACGCGGCGGTGGTGGAAGTCATCATCCATAAAAACGCCGAGGTGAAATATTCCACGGTGCAAAACTGGTTCCCTGGCGATAACAACACCGGCGGTATTCTCAACTTCGTCACCAAGCGTGCTCTGTGCGAAGGCGAAAACAGCAAAATGTCGTGGACGCAATCGGAAACCGGTTCAGCCATTACCTGGAAATACCCAAGCTGTATTTTGCGCGGCGATAACTCCATTGGTGAGTTTTACTCAGTGGCGCTGACCAGCGGTCATCAGCAGGCTGATACCGGCACCAAGATGATCCACATCGGTAAGAACACCAAATCGACCATTATCTCGAAAGGGATCTCTGCCGGACACAGCCAGAACAGCTATCGCGGCTTAGTGAAAATCATGCCGACGGCAACCAATGCGCGCAACTTCACTCAGTGCGACTCAATGCTGATTGGCGCTAATTGCGGGGCGCATACCTTCCCGTATGTCGAATGTCGCAATAACAGCGCACAACTGGAGCACGAGGCAACGACATCGCGTATTGGTGAAGATCAGCTGTTTTACTGCCTGCAACGCGGGATCAGCGAAGAAGACGCCATCTCGATGATTGTTAACGGTTTCTGCAAAGACGTGTTCTCGGAACTGCCGCTGGAATTTGCCGTTGAAGCACAAAAACTCCTCGCCATCAGTCTTGAACACAGCGTCGGATAA
- the sufC gene encoding Fe-S cluster assembly ATPase SufC, translating into MLSIKDLHVSVEDKAILRGLSLDVRPGEVHAIMGPNGSGKSTLSATLAGREDYEVTGGTVEFKGKDLLELSPEDRAGEGIFMAFQYPVEIPGVSNQFFLQTALNAVRSYRGQETLDRFDFQDLMEEKIALLKMPEDLLTRSVNVGFSGGEKKRNDILQMAVLEPELCILDESDSGLDIDALKVVADGVNSLRDGKRSFIIVTHYQRILDYIKPDYVHVLYQGRIVKSGDFTLVKQLEEQGYGWLSEQQ; encoded by the coding sequence ATGTTAAGTATTAAAGATTTACACGTCAGCGTGGAAGATAAAGCTATCCTGCGCGGATTAAGCCTCGACGTTCGTCCCGGCGAAGTTCACGCCATTATGGGGCCAAACGGTTCGGGCAAAAGTACCTTATCGGCAACGCTTGCCGGGCGCGAAGATTATGAAGTGACGGGCGGCACGGTGGAGTTTAAAGGCAAAGATTTGCTAGAGCTGTCGCCGGAAGATCGTGCAGGCGAAGGCATCTTTATGGCTTTTCAGTATCCGGTGGAAATCCCTGGCGTCAGTAACCAGTTTTTCCTGCAAACGGCGCTCAATGCGGTGCGTAGTTATCGCGGTCAGGAAACCCTCGACCGCTTCGATTTTCAGGATTTGATGGAAGAGAAAATCGCCCTGTTGAAGATGCCGGAAGATTTATTAACCCGTTCGGTTAACGTTGGTTTTTCCGGTGGCGAGAAAAAGCGCAACGATATTTTGCAAATGGCAGTGCTGGAGCCGGAGTTATGCATTCTTGATGAGTCGGACTCCGGGCTGGATATCGACGCATTAAAAGTGGTTGCCGATGGCGTGAACTCGCTGCGTGATGGCAAGCGTTCATTCATCATCGTGACGCACTACCAACGCATTCTTGACTACATCAAGCCTGATTACGTCCACGTGCTGTATCAGGGGCGAATTGTGAAATCCGGCGATTTCACGTTGGTCAAACAACTGGAGGAGCAGGGTTATGGCTGGCTTAGTGAACAGCAGTAA